Below is a genomic region from Astatotilapia calliptera chromosome 13, fAstCal1.2, whole genome shotgun sequence.
cacacacacacacacacacacacacacacacacacacacagacacacacagacacacacacacacacaaacacacacagacacacagacacacaaacacacacagacacacacacacacacaaacacacacagacacacagacacacaaacacacacagacacacacagacacacacacaaacacacacagacacacagacacacaaacacacacagacacacagacacacaaacacacacagacacacaaacacacacagacacacagacacacaaacacacacagacacacagacacacacacacacacacacacgtacacacacacacacacaaacacacacacacagacacacacacacacacagacacacacacacacacaaacacacacacacacagacacagatacacacacagacacacagacacacacacacacacacacgtacactcacgtacacacacacacacacacacacacacacacacacagacacagatacacacacagacacacagacacacacacacacacacacacgtacacacacgtacacacacacacacacacaaacacacacacacagacacacacacacacacacagacacacacacacacacaaacacacacacacacagacacagacacacacacacagacacacacacacacacacagacacacagacacacaaacacacacacacacacacacacacacacacacacacagacacacagacacacacacacacacagacacacacacacacacacacacacacacacacacacacacacacacacacacacacacacacacacacacacagacacacaaacacacacagacacacaaacacacacagacacacagacacacaaacacacacacacacacacacacacacacacacacacacacacacacacacacacacacacacacacacacacacacctcaattCTGAAGAAGTTGTGTACAATCCAAATTTAAAACACTGTGCTGTGATTTGGAAATCTCATGAATCTCATGAATCTCATGAATCTCATGCACTCATATTTAAATTATGAGAGAAAACATCAAACGTCAGGCTGGTTGGTCCTGATTGGTTTACATTTGCTGATAATTCAGAAGAGCTGGACTCTTCTGCTTTAAAGCACTGCTGCTGTAATAGCTGCAGTATGTGCTTTAGCGTTGTCTTGCTAATATACGAGGTCTTCACAGAAGACGGTTGGATGGGAACACATGGCTTTAAAACCATGTGTGAAAGCTGTCACTGCCACGGGCGCTAATGTGTTCGAAAGCTGGATAGAAAGCACGTATGTAatgagtgcttgtgtgaatgaggctgAAGTTGTGTAAgtttctgtgtcctgttttgaataaaatgtagttttatgagatttgcaaatcatatCTGCTGTTTACGTTTTAGACAGTGTCACAACTTCTGGTTGCCCCAAAAAGCACAAATCTCTCCTTGTGGAAATCTTGTAGTGTCTCAGTTAGCTGTGGAGGAATATGAAACTTTACACGACACCTTCAACCTGGAGCGAGATCTGAGGACCGAGGCAGAAAATTATGCCAGAGCtgtgagtttttgtttgtttgtttgtttgtttgtttgtacagTCTTCCATGTTCTTATTCTCCATCCTCCTCATGGTGTTTTCCCAGATGGTGGTCGAGCAAAAGAAGCTGAAGAGACAGAGTCAGATCCTGATGCAGAGCTCCTCACCAAGTCAGGCTCTGCAGGATGCCCTCAGCCAGGTGACCCGACTGACAGAGGAACTGGAGACACAGAGGCTGGAGCACCAGAGCCAGGTCTGATATAAGAGACGTTTTGGATGTGGCCTGAAATCGTCCTGTTAAAATAATGAATTTCTTGTTTAACACTAAAAACTGTCCTCTCCACACAGATGTGTACAAGGCAACAACAGGTTGGTCAGATAAAATAACTCCAGATTAGCAGACATTGTGTGGATCTGATGGAGTTCTCCCAAAGTTGGTtcagttcatctggacgcagcgtttcTCCCACGAAACGCTGATATGCTTCCATTAGTTTCCATCCTGGCTCATTCTGCTAATAATGCAGCGATAACCATGTAATGAAGAGGAATGATATTTTGCcacatttgaaaaacaagccaattaaaaatgaaaaacagtaaCAGAATAATAgaagtttaaaaatacaaagtaaataaatacaatgcTGTGTAGTAATGGCTGTGGTGTATTAAAGACTGCAGAGTCTAATCTATACCTAAGAACAGACTGTGGTGTCAGTCAGAAATACCTCATTCTTTAATGcttaaaacagaagaaaagtgtTAAGCAGTGGAGGCAGCGCACCTCTGTAATTTGCTTGGACAATGCTTTTAATTTGTATGCATCCAAACACGACATATTTAGCTGACTAATTACATAGAGTGGAAATGCCTGGTGAATTATCATGGGCCATGGCAGCACAACCACAGGGCCACGACCTGCCAGATTAATAATTAAAAGCAGCTGAATAGCctcccctttctccctcctcctgtGGCTCTGATGGAGAACAATTAGAGCTGAGAGGGATCACTGATCTTTTCTGGTTCTGGGGTGGAGGTGAGCCATACCCTTCATTTGAGGAACAATTAAAACGCTGGTTAAGGAACTGGGTTTGTGCAGCAGATGAATGAATGTCAACTGGCAGCTGTCCAATGAGAATTATGAGAAATTAGCAACACCGGAGCTGTCGGCGTGACACCGACACTCTGCTGGCACTTGGTTTATCAGAGTCATCCACATTCTTTTCTTTGAGGGATATTCATTTCCTAGATTAGAAATAATTCAGCCGTGTGTATTTCTTCATTGAGGAGAGAAACAATTTCAGCCGTTGGATTagtttgtattattatattattacctGTAGCTGTAAATGAAAGCAGGAGAACAAACAGAAAGTCCCAGAATGTGGACACCAGTGACGGTAACGCACGAACAGCAAAGCACTGCAGGCCCTGACCTCATGAAGCTAGCTGCCGTAACAGCGTGTTATCAGAGCAGAGGTGGTTTCTTCAAAGTGAACTTTTGTCAGTTTGTCTGCAGTATTGTGCTACAATGTagcaaatcatttaaaaaatgaactctCTGCATTATGAGACtcaaaaattcattttaaagccaAACAAACTAGTAATATTCTGTCAGTCGACATGACAATTCTGTCTAAAATGTAACCAAACATGCTACATGTTTAAGGTTACGCTGATTTGAACTAGTGTGCATATCCTTTGtagtaaaaaatattttctgtgtgCTTGGGCCATCTTCAGATAAAGACGATGGAGGACATGCTGGGGAGCAGCGAAACTCAGAGGGAGCTTATAGCATTGAGGCACTCACTGGAGCtcctggaggaggagaagaaggagtGCAGCAATAAATGCTCCAAGGCTGAACTGGAGCTCAAGGATCTGAGGTTTACAGGTGAGGTCGAACAATATTGGAAGGGGGCATTGTGGAGAATGGAAACAGCACTAACAGTGTGGAGAGCACGCTGTGTGTGCGGCTGTTTCAACAGAAGGACACAACCGATTTAAAGTGTGACCTTGAAATTCTCTCCGTGGCTTTTGCCAGCCTGGAAGATTATTAGTTGTTTACTATAATAGTTAAAAATTTCTGTCCTTGGTGATGTGTTGGCACTGTAACTGGATGTGATTGATGGGCCAGTTGAAGAGCTCCAGAAAAAGCTTCAGGCCGCTACCAACCCACCCCCAGCTCCaacacctccacctccacctcctccacctcctccagcccTGCCTTCAACCACGAACCCACTCAGGTTTGACCACACACAGTTTACTCTTTACATCATCAATGTGTGAAAGTGTTTGAGTGTGATGGAATAATTTTACAGTAAAATGACTATAAGGAAATAAATTGTTGACTGAGCTGATCACAGCAACCACACAGTGCAGGTAATCCACAGTGTAAAGACAGGAGTGGAGTTGTTGAACATGCTGCAAAATGATTTTGAAGTGAAGTGAATAAGTTGGAGCACAAGCCAGACCAACCATGGGACCTTTCCTCTGCAATGTATGTGTTGGACTCTTGTAGGACCACAGCCAAGAGACATGAACCATGTCCAGACATGTCCAGGATAGGAGCAGTGGAGGACACTAATGAGACCCTATTGGCCAGGCTAGGGCCAGACTTTACGTGTGTGGCCTAGGATGAAGGTTTCTTCAGTGAACAAGAGGGCTTATTTAAATCGGGGAACATTTTAAAGAGCAGAGTCCTGTTTGAAATCTTTGTGTGGTGTGTTGGGCACCACACATGGGCAATGACAGTAAAGCCTGGGGGGCTTTGGTTGAGAGGAGTAGCTGGCTTGTTGTCACCTAAGCGAGaagtagtgactgaaagaagatcacagacacaaacagtcCAAACAAGCTTCCTCCAAATGACATGCTGGCCACTCCTTTGCATTGAAAGGAGCCGTTTCCAGTGATTCCTGCACACCTTCCTGGTGAGATGTTTCAAGCATCTCCAGCCGAGCTGACACTGAGGGGTAGTCCCACAGCACACTGGAGGGATTATAGCTCTCAGCTATCTCAGGGATGCTTTGTTTACCTTGATTTGAAATCAATACCACTGCGTTTAATATGACCGCTTCTTTCACTCAGTTTTAGATTTGAACACTACTCTCTCGCTAAAGTGAACTTTTTCTGGAAACGTTAGCAGCCTAAATAACAGCTAACTGAacaatgtgtttgtgtctttccaTATAGCACACTGGTATCACTGATTCGAAGGAGAAGAGGCATCAGAACTGACATCCCGCTGGTGGAACAGGACTCTGCCAAGACACCAGGTACACAGATACTAACACTTGCTCTCTGATCCAGTCTGTGTGTTGCTCTCTCATCTTACTTTCTCACTAACTTAATCGCAGCTTTATTGGTGGAATGCCAAAActacacagaacacacagccggaggataagagagactgcgacgcagacataaatacacacaagggcaAATGAGCGAACAAAaccacagctgaacataatcacACTAACTCGAAGCAGGGCTGAACATGGAACACACAGGACAAGAGACTGTCaaactaaaacaggaagtacgagaaacacacacacactgatacgcACAAACCCAGGGAGCAGAGTGTGGCGAAATCGATCAATGCAGAGCAGTGTCACAAACCTCGGAGGCCCcagaaaagtgcaatcaaacgGTGAGGTTATTAACAGCCAGGAGAAAACATCAGCATATGTCCTCTGACCAAAATACATGCTGAGAACACTTATAAAGCAGTGAGGTACACGCCCCTCCATGGCGTAAAAATAGGTTAAAGATGTCAGTTACAGTAAATGGTACATCTTAGATGGCAATAAACAGACATAGAACTTCTCATTTCTATAACACCTTCCAAACAAGGCAATAACTTCAAGCCTTCAGGGTCTCTGAGGGCTGGTTGTCGACTCCGGTCATCTGTTACCAAGtagaacaaaacacaacaggttGCAACAAGAAGCTGAATACATTTGGGCCTCTGCTCAGGCCTATTCCTagattatatgtattatatgtacTGTAAGCATGTATGCAGTcatccttctatgttctagtttccctcagcatggatcacctggacagtcacgccagtgaagcttaaaacctctaatgaaccgaacatcaactcaaatggACATCTTCAATAAACAACTGTAATTCAGTATCAATACTGTGAGAAATATTATTAAGTGGAATGATGCTGTAAAGAATGTTATTAATGCAGTTATAATGATGCAGGTTATACggcagcaataaaagaatttctgtatctccacaagagggaggagagggaggggcgAGAAGGTGAGGGGACGACAGagcaacacacagagacatgaccGGAGACACAAACATGAAGACCAGACAGACCTAACCACAGGAACACTGATGGAAGGACACAGGGACGAAACAAAGACATGATCAGGACCaaataactgcctaaactatAAGTGCTGCAAAAACTCAAGCTTTAGCAAACTGAACTAGGAAACACAAGACACGCAGGGAACATAGTAATGAATAAACAagactccaaaacacaaaacactgggtcaataACCAAGTTACCCTCACACCCACTTTAGACCGGCCTAGTCACAGTCCTGACCTGTGTccgattgagatgctgtggcatgaccttaaaggTGGTTCATGCTTATAAACcctccactgtggatgaatgACAACAagtctgcaaagatgagtggcCCAAAAATCCTCCACTGTGCTGTGAAAGACTCAAAGGCTGcattgcagttgttgctgctgtggctGCGGTGGCCCAGCACGTTATTAGATTGAGGAGCGATCACTTTTTCCACACGGGGCCGTGGAGGTTTGGGTTTTTCCCTTTAATTATAAATatcttcatttagaaactacattttgtgtttacttggctaatatttaataatatgttttcacaccactgtatatATGGCCAAAGACCTAGAAAGGCCTCGTTGGTTTGCTCTATATTTTGATGCATGTCAGTTAGAACGATTATTCTCTTTATCTCCTGATTGCCCCGATTTGGGAaaatctcttctgttttttgtgcgatgcatgttcattttgtatttccttctgttCGAGGcgctttgtttcatttatttcagtttaggAGTTTTGAATTCTGATTTTGCATTTCAGATATTTTCAATTTTAACCCTTTTTACCACACGTCACTCACACATTAGAAGAACAAACCAATATGCCAAATGGTCCATGAGAAATTCAAACTCAGAATCTTCATCGCTGGCCTTTTAGGTCAGGAAGTTGAATTCTTTAATTTGTGCAATGAAATTGAAAGCCTTGACTTGTTGGAGCAGGTAGGACATCTGTGTTGCCTGAATAGGCTTAAACTGTgccctcattttttaaaatagtttttgaaTATGTGCCGGCTGAATTGAGCACTACACGCAGGGAATTTGTTGGAATTGCATACAAGGCTGAATAGGTGCAACCCAAGGATCTGCTACTCTGACACCTGAATAATAGTCTCTCTTTGAGTACTGGAGAAAAATATTTTACGATTACTTTAACACAAAATAgtctttgtgtgatttttagaGACATCTTAAGTGACAATTGCTCCATTGTGTGTGCCACTGAATGTTTGATGttagaaaattaaatattcacATTGCTTTGAGAATGGACTCCTTTATTGTAGAATTACACTTTTTGTTGTCCTTTGTAAACGTGAGGATGAAAAATAGTTGAATAGTGTGTTTTTACACAGAGAGTCAAAATTGATTCCAGAGTAATTCTGGTACTCTTACACACTACTTTGAATACTTTGAAGTTAGCAGCCTCAGTACCAATTATTCATCATTAGCCAAATCAACCTCCACAATTCTCGGTCGTGTAGAACAGACTGATGTGTgtgcaaaaccaacaaaaaatcATCAATCACTCCCGTCTGGctctttagtgtttttttaaacaacctgAATTAACTTTATTTCAGTCGCAGAGCTAATTATGACTTTACACCACGCTAACATGCTTCTGAAAACCCCAAGTGTTGGTGGTGTTCCTAATCTACTGCTGTTGAATCACTAAATatgattcagttcagttttatttataaggcaccaaatcacaacaacggttGCCTGAAGGTGCTTAATACTGCACCATCTATGCAAGTGTCACCTCTGTCCTCAGGTCCTGCTCCAGGTTCAAGCTGTGTTGCATTTCTCCACAGCTGAGACATTATAAaaaaaacgtgtgtgtgtgtgtgtgtgtgtgtgtgtgtgtgtgtcggtcaCTCACTGCCAGAAGTGGATGTCAGGCAGCAGGCAGTGGAGGAAATGATGCAAAGGATTAAGAAAGGTGTTCAGCTTCGACCTGTCAACCAGTCACCCAACAGCAGCAGGAAACAGGTAACCTAACCCTGACGTGGTCCGTGATttgctgtttttgatttttaaagccaaagtcaaatttatttatatagcacatttagaACAACAATCGTTGACCAAGCTGCTGTACAATTAAgataattaattaaaagaaataaaaacacagggaGACATGATAAGAGTTAAGAAAAAGAATCATAAAATTAGAAGATTTGAGTGAGAATaagatgaataaatacaaactcATTCTGATTTAAAAGCCGAGGAAGAAAAGTGTGTTTTCAGACGGTTTGAAAGTGTCCCGTGTTGGGGAGGTCCTGATGTGAAGGGCCAGTTTGTTCCACAGCTGAGGAGCAGTCACAGCAAAGGCCTGATCTCCTCTGGGCTTTAATCGGAACCACCAGGAGCATTTGATCCGCagacctcagtgacctcgcaGGACTGGATCAGTTTAAAAGATCAGAAAGGTGTGAGGGTGCTAGTTTGTGGATGCTTTTAACCTCCATTTTCTTGGTATTGAATTCCAACAGTATTTGGTAATACTGCAGCGCTGTGTTGACggtgtttttcaaaaatgaaaCACTATGTTTCTTATCAGTTGTTGTGTTGACTGCAACCCTCCTATAAGTCATGATAATTATTAGCTCGTGCATGACTTTGTAACAAGGTCATTCCTGCTGTGAgattcagtttttccttccataGCATCAGATCAAAGTGTTGCCCTCAGATTTGTTTGCATACAGCGTGATCACATGATCCACTCTACTAGCAGAGCAGCCACAGACCTGCTAGAACTACTGTTTAAGATCAAAACAGAGACGTGAATGTAAAGGGGGTTACAAAAGATGTATAATAAACTTAATGTGGAGGTGACACTAAGGTCTGTTACATAGAAAAACGAAAAGGACCTACGAAGACTTGATGATGCTGCTGTTTCGTGATGGAGCCATGTCGAGGTTAATGCTGCATCGTTTGAGGAGTGTGTGAGTTCATAATGTCAGCAGCTGACACACAAATGTGACCTCACTGACAACTGGTCAACTTTTTATTTGGACAAATGAAAGAGTGGCTAAAGACAGACAGAGTATACAGGACGTGGAAGCATGAAAGGGGAGCGCGGCGGACGTACAGCTGGAAGGATGACGGACACGTGTGAATGTGGCTCATCGTTGCTAAAATTGCCAAACTGCAGCGCCGGCCGCAGACGTCCGCTGTTGTCAGACCTCGCTGAGTTTTTTGTACATTGAGCATATATTGTTCAGGGCTCTCCAACCCATCAGTGTGGGGAATTATCTAAGAGCTTgttgttttgataaaacatgACACATGGCAAAGACATCTTTTCGTCTGCTTGTTCCTCCGCCTCAACAGCTCAGCCAAATTAGATAGCATTAGGACCTGCTCTACAAGGTAATTATAAATAATGAGGATGGGAAAATTGACGTGACTCAGAATGATTGTGTGTTGACATATTTGCTTCTTGTAGAAAGCATACTTCCTTGTGCTTGCCTACAGTGTCTCGTCTCTGTGGTAAGAGGTGCAGTTTAGCCTCTAAGTGCTGAATGAGGAAAAATAAGTATAATGTGTCAGACTGCTGTTTATTTACCAAACCCATCTTTTTCCTCCTATTTTCCTTTTATCAGATGGAGAAGCTGCCCTCTAATTCTGCTATTCAGGAACTTAAAGGAATCATGGTAATGGGGCTTTAAAACAATCACACGTCCTCACAAGCCGTATTTTACTAGTTGAACTTTCGCTGTGTTTTCACATCTGAaattacttgtttgtttttcatgtcataCAAAGTTGTGCTTGGAatacaatttaacatgaaaatacaCTAAAGTCAGAGATCAGAGTGGCAGTGCCACATTTAACGAGGCTACTCTCATGctaaaaacacaacatgaagACTTGAAGAAACCTTAATTATACTTCCACTGCAGTGTTAACAAGACGCAGATACGTGTTTGTGATGcagctgctgcttttctttgtccTGATCTGTGTTATTGTGGTTTGAACTGGCCAGGAGAATTTTAACAGAACTGTACAACAACCAAAGGCAGCGTCTCCGCCAACAACCCGAGACGACGAGCTGCAGAGGATTCTGCTGAGGCGGCGGGACGCGCTGGACGCCTGACACAAAGGTGGGGCGCTGGACGTGATCGATACTGATAAGTCATTTATCTGGATGACTCGTCTCTCCACTCTTGTTTTGAGCTAAACGAGGACAATGGACTGACGTGTGGCTCCTCCAAGAACATCTCAGATTATCTCAGTCGAGTCTGATTGTTACCAGATTTAATTCAGCATACGTGTGTTTTTATCACAGTGTCACAGGGCTGAGAGTCGGTGTGCGGTACATGTTAACTTCAAAATCTTTATCAGGCTGTGACAAACACAATCTGTGTTCATTGTCAGCTGTCGGTGGTAATCTACTGACACCTGTGGGCTAGGATATACTTCACAGAGGTCAGGAAAGAGAACGAGCCCATGCATGTCAACAGAGTGTGGCTGCAAAGACGctccagtgatgatgatgatgcagacATGCTGTGGTACACCTTCATGTTCGTCATACTGTCCCCCCATACATACACCTACAGGCTCGCTGGCTGATCTGAGGCCTGTCTGCAGGCACCTGTGATTTTTAGCGTTCAGCCGAGAAGCATTTATCTTTGCTTTAAGGTTACTGACAAAAGCAAGAGCAGGTGCTTCATTCACTTTAGCTTTCTGTTTCCTCCTGGGAACATTTTGGATCTGCTGGACCACACTGTGACAGCAGCTTGTCTTACTGAATACCACCGAGCGCTTTAATCCTCTCCACTGTGAACAGGAGAGGAATTTCTGGCTGAATTCATCTGTGCGGCTGGACTTCTCTGAGACGTCCAGTGTAGCTGTGATTACACAAGACTAACATTCAGCCACTAAAACTATTTTTCTGTTCAGAAACTGTAGTTTGGCAccttaataaaagaaatgttaaagtatcagtattttgaaaatgaatggcTAGcttcaaacatttgtttttagcaCTAAGAATAAATGATCCTTTTGAATAAATAGCTTGCACATCACTGTTACCTGTTGCATAAACCTTATATTTGATAAGCAGCGTGGCACACGATGAAAGAGTGGATCCTTTGTTTCTTATCTAAATGATCCCACTGTGTGCTCACGCTGGCCCCACCCACAGATTCTCAGCCTTACCTGCTGTAGCCTGACAAAGGTGACACTGCTGATTGGtttcatgcatgtgtgtgtgtgtgcaggtcagCGTCCTCGTGTCTCCCCGCAGTGTGGCGCCGCCTGAGGATCCACGTGTACAGAGGATGTGGGTGACTGAAGACTAATATGGAGTGTTATTACCCAGCCTTTTACATCAGTGCACACTTACAATAACCTCTGACTGTATTGATGAGATTACAGTCAGATGGATTCTTGGTCACCGTCAGAGGGAAAGACACGTTCCTGCTGCTATGAAGAAGAGTCAGAAGTGTGTCAGTAACTCCCGCTGGACTGTTTGCTTCCAGTAAAATAAAGGCATGTATCGCACACCACCTGCAGTTCATTCAGCTCCTTTTGTAAAATACCAGTTCATTGTTATGCACAGTGACACACAGTCGCCTCACAGCCTCGAGCTTCTGCTTTTCTCTGAATGGTTCCATGTAGCCCAATGTTAAACTTGTAGCCTCCCAGTAAGCAATCACAGGCGGCCGTGATAGATTTAGTTTCAATGGTTCTCTTCACTTACacatattttatctgtttttctgtgtgcacCCTCACTCGACTTGTTGACCCTTAAGATCAATTTATGGTCACTTTACTTCTTTAAAACACAACTCCAGAAATATATCTGACATCATTTGAAGAGTGTGTTTGATGTCCAGTTTGTACATGATGGCCTCCTTACAGTCATAAAGGAGGATGCAGCAGATTACGCAGGTGTGACTGTGACCAGCTGCAGTGTCTCTGATTGTCACACG
It encodes:
- the shtn1 gene encoding shootin-1 isoform X1, whose translation is MAAEELDRIHVITKLSNQALHEYEDLQRKQETTAMEFKRLEEERDEAMKKLSEFQQVSQMVIEEVSAIQENLEIERTCRESAEALASKLDRQNRSLKRKSMMLLSHISPETIADIDLNDEAEESEDLHASSHDCLSPQCCTSTSVLQNKLEMTVKEKNQALSDLEAVRELLRATKEELLKEKHDNTLLIAETLRQKKLLGKYHRVSQLAVEEYETLHDTFNLERDLRTEAENYARAMVVEQKKLKRQSQILMQSSSPSQALQDALSQVTRLTEELETQRLEHQSQIKTMEDMLGSSETQRELIALRHSLELLEEEKKECSNKCSKAELELKDLRFTVEELQKKLQAATNPPPAPTPPPPPPPPPPALPSTTNPLSTLVSLIRRRRGIRTDIPLVEQDSAKTPEVDVRQQAVEEMMQRIKKGVQLRPVNQSPNSSRKQMEKLPSNSAIQELKGIMENFNRTVQQPKAASPPTTRDDELQRILLRRRDALDA
- the shtn1 gene encoding shootin-1 isoform X2; its protein translation is MAAEELDRIHVITKLSNQALHEYEDLQRKQETTAMEFKRLEEERDEAMKKLSEFQQVSQMVIEEVSAIQENLEIERTCRESAEALASKLDRQNRSLKRKSMMLLSHISPETIADIDLNDEAEESEDLHASSHDCLSPQCCTSTSVLQNKLEMTVKEKNQALSDLEAVRELLRATKEELLKEKHDNTLLIAETLRQKKLLGKYHRVSQLAVEEYETLHDTFNLERDLRTEAENYARAMVVEQKKLKRQSQILMQSSSPSQALQDALSQVTRLTEELETQRLEHQSQIKTMEDMLGSSETQRELIALRHSLELLEEEKKECSNKCSKAELELKDLRFTVEELQKKLQAATNPPPAPTPPPPPPPPPPALPSTTNPLSTLVSLIRRRRGIRTDIPLVEQDSAKTPVDVRQQAVEEMMQRIKKGVQLRPVNQSPNSSRKQMEKLPSNSAIQELKGIMENFNRTVQQPKAASPPTTRDDELQRILLRRRDALDA